One Brassica napus cultivar Da-Ae chromosome C2, Da-Ae, whole genome shotgun sequence DNA window includes the following coding sequences:
- the LOC106370046 gene encoding uncharacterized protein LOC106370046 has product MGSSSDVVSSTIAKKWREHPPSSYSLKVDNFIQLEKFASTSDDKYQSRLFSSGGYNWKLLVYPKGNEKDNGKGFISMYVAIGSKSLTSAPQREVFAELIFFVYNKKEKKYLTIQDVEVNRFNALKTVWGLQQVLSSDSFNNPESGYVFEGDQCEFGVDVIVPSPRSNWEILSFNEKLRNPKFSWSVKKFSQLKEDKYISNTFSVGARKWVLWLYPKGGSGEDGKWLSLYLQSADSDKPKADEKILAQANLRVLDPLGSNHIEVKLNNWHVEQNLGWGRTRFLSLAELRKVYLDKEDALKVEIEFEVVSSTKYYPII; this is encoded by the exons ATGGGGTCAAGCTCAGATGTAGTATCTTCTACAATTGCGAAAAAGTGGAGAGAGCATCCACCTTCTTCGTATTCCCTCAAGGTTGACAACTTCATACAACTGGAGAAGTTCGCATCAACCTCTGATGATAAATATCAATCTCGTCTTTTCTCCTCTGGTGGATATAACTG GAAGCTGCTCGTATACCCAAAAGGGAACGAAAAGGACAATGGAAAAGGCTTCATTTCGATGTATGTGGCAATAGGCAGCAAAAGCTTGACATCGGCACCACAACGTGAGGTGTTTGCGGAACTTATCTTCTTTGTCTacaacaagaaagaaaagaaataccTTACTATTCAAG ATGTAGAAGTAAATAGGTTCAATGCCCTTAAAACGGTGTGGGGGTTGCAGCAAGTTCTTTCATCTGATTCATTCAATAACCCTGAAAGCGGTTACGTATTTGAAGGAGATCAGTGTGAGTTTGGTGTTGATGTCATTGTTCCTTCACCCCGTAGCAATTGGGAGATTCTTTCTTTTAATGAGAAACTACGGAACCCGAAGTTCTCTTGGTCTGTTAAGAAATTTTCTCAGTTAAAAGAGGATAAATACATATCAAACACTTTCTCAGTGGGAGCAAGGAAATG ggTTCTGTGGCTGTATCCGAAGGGTGGCTCTGGAGAAGATGGCAAATGGCTATCCCTCTATCTGCAATCAGCTGATAGTGATAAACCAAAAGCAGATGAGAAGATTTTGGCGCAAGCAAATTTGCGAGTTCTAGACCCACTTGGATCCAATCATATTGAAGTCAAAC TGAACAACTGGCACGTAGAACAAAACCTTGGATGGGGCAGGACTCGGTTTCTGTCTTTAGCTGAACTTCGGAAGGTTTACTTGGACAAGGAAGACGCGTTGAAAGTTGAGATTGAATTTGAAGTTGTTTCTTCCACCAAATATTATCCCATTATCTAG